From Anaerococcus urinomassiliensis:
TATTTAGTACGCCTTTTTCAACTAATCGACCTAAGATCGTTTTGATAGTGGATTGTGTCCAGTCCATTTTTTCTTGCAATATGGAGATGACTTTTTTACTAGTTACTCGATCATTTGCCCAAACTACACGCATGACTTCCCATTCAGCATCTGTGATATGAGTATTATATTCTATTACACCCATTGTCTTTTCCTCCCTTATAGTTTACATTTGTAGACTTAATGCTTAAAATTAGTTTACTCTTGTAAACTTATCTTGTCAAGTATTTTTATAATATGTAAACAGTTATTATTGCCTTTATTTTATATTTTTACTCAAACTAATATAAATTTACATAGATTTACTTATAGTATTTAGAATTATAAATAATTAAGAACAAAGATAGAAAAATATATCAAATGGTACAATGAAGATAGGATTAAGACAAAATTAAACGGAATGTCTCCTGTTATGTACAGATTACATTCCGCTTAAAATATTAT
This genomic window contains:
- a CDS encoding IS3 family transposase, giving the protein MEKYIKWYNEDRIKTKLNGMSPVMYRLHSA